From Planococcus halocryophilus, the proteins below share one genomic window:
- the pepF gene encoding oligoendopeptidase F: MAEKVLAREEVPTELTWKLEDIFETDELWEKEFAEVSALSNKAESFQGTLNESAEALYEVMVYQDELTERLRRLYTYSHMRYDQDTTNSKYQALDSRIKSLFAKVSAGLSFMTPEILAIEESVLNEYVESHEGLGVYKQALEELNLMRPHVLPAEQESLLAQMSEVSRASSETFGMLNNADLEFPEIEDESGEKVQITHGNYIRFLEGKDRRVREDAFKAVYATYGKFRNTFASTLSGNIKKDNVSARIRKFESARQAALADDHIPEAVYDNLVETVNNNLHLLHRYSALRKEVLGLDKVHMWDLHTPLVKEVKMEMPYEKATGVMLNGLEALGEEYVGIVKEGIDNRWVDVKENKGKRSGAYSSGAYGTNPYILMNWQDNVDNLYTLAHEFGHSVHSYYTRKNQPYVYGDYSIFVAEVASTTNEALLNEYMVKSTDDDQERIYLLNHWLDGFRGTVFRQTMFAEFEHLIHKMDQDGEALTADRLTEVYYELNQKYYGPDVVSDEEIGMEWARIPHFYYNYYVFQYATGFSAATALSKGILEEGQPAVDRYINEFLKAGSSDYPIEVLKKAGVDMTQSKAIEEACMVFEEKLNELEKLLLNK, translated from the coding sequence ATGGCTGAGAAGGTATTGGCAAGAGAAGAAGTTCCAACAGAATTGACCTGGAAATTAGAAGATATATTTGAAACCGATGAACTTTGGGAAAAAGAGTTCGCAGAAGTTTCGGCTCTTAGCAACAAAGCAGAGTCATTCCAGGGAACATTAAACGAAAGTGCTGAAGCGTTATACGAAGTAATGGTTTATCAAGATGAATTGACAGAACGTTTAAGACGTCTTTATACGTATTCGCATATGCGTTATGACCAAGATACGACTAACTCTAAATATCAGGCATTAGATAGCCGGATTAAATCATTGTTTGCTAAAGTATCGGCAGGGCTGTCATTTATGACGCCAGAAATTTTAGCGATCGAGGAATCTGTACTGAATGAATACGTAGAAAGTCATGAAGGCTTGGGGGTATACAAACAAGCTCTTGAAGAATTGAATTTGATGCGTCCGCATGTTTTACCGGCAGAGCAAGAATCTTTGCTAGCTCAAATGTCTGAAGTAAGCCGTGCATCGTCAGAAACTTTTGGTATGTTAAATAATGCGGATCTTGAATTTCCAGAAATCGAAGATGAGTCAGGGGAAAAAGTACAAATTACACACGGCAATTATATCCGTTTCCTTGAAGGAAAAGACCGCCGTGTACGTGAAGATGCATTTAAAGCTGTTTATGCAACATACGGCAAATTCCGCAATACGTTTGCCTCCACATTGTCAGGTAACATCAAAAAAGATAATGTTAGTGCGCGAATTCGTAAATTTGAATCAGCACGTCAGGCAGCTTTAGCGGATGATCATATCCCAGAAGCAGTTTATGACAATTTGGTGGAAACGGTAAATAATAATCTTCACTTATTGCATCGCTATTCAGCTTTGCGTAAAGAAGTGCTCGGACTCGATAAAGTTCATATGTGGGATTTGCACACGCCATTAGTCAAAGAAGTAAAAATGGAAATGCCATATGAAAAAGCGACGGGCGTCATGCTTAATGGCCTTGAAGCTTTAGGTGAAGAATACGTAGGGATTGTTAAAGAAGGCATCGACAATCGCTGGGTAGATGTCAAAGAAAACAAAGGCAAGCGGAGTGGAGCCTATTCATCAGGAGCCTATGGTACCAACCCGTATATTTTGATGAACTGGCAAGACAACGTAGACAATTTGTATACATTAGCGCATGAATTCGGTCACAGTGTTCATAGCTATTACACACGCAAAAATCAACCATACGTGTATGGCGATTACTCGATCTTTGTTGCAGAGGTAGCGTCTACAACAAACGAAGCATTATTAAATGAGTATATGGTGAAGTCTACTGACGATGACCAAGAGCGTATATACTTATTAAACCACTGGCTTGATGGCTTCCGTGGAACAGTGTTCCGTCAAACAATGTTTGCAGAGTTTGAACATTTGATCCACAAAATGGACCAAGACGGCGAAGCATTAACAGCGGACCGTTTAACAGAAGTATATTATGAACTAAATCAAAAATATTACGGACCAGATGTTGTGTCCGACGAGGAAATTGGTATGGAGTGGGCGCGCATTCCGCACTTTTACTATAATTATTACGTCTTCCAATACGCTACAGGATTTAGTGCCGCGACAGCACTTAGCAAAGGAATCCTTGAAGAAGGACAACCTGCAGTCGATCGGTACATTAACGAATTCTTAAAAGCAGGAAGCTCGGATTACCCGATTGAAGTATTGAAAAAAGCGGGTGTTGACATGACGCAGTCAAAAGCAATTGAAGAAGCGTGCATGGTTTTTGAGGAAAAGCTGAACGAACTTGAAAAGCTTTTATTAAATAAATAA
- a CDS encoding competence protein CoiA translates to MPKFSGFHRLVKRRVICILVATTTQQQLFFLTGKYTRQELLEIRLREHFFCPTCQAPLLLKIGEINIPHFAHKTLSTCQHFSEPESSLHLQGKLLLYQFFNQLNFKAELEKYLSEIRQRADLLVDKKYVIEFQCSTIPVSQLIQRSQGYQQLSMYPIWLKGLKEPCREGVGLLHLKSHEVAMMQKVGQLSYILLFYPPANQFYYYSNLFYVSASRWVGKTKSLSATKQVFPFALPKPLSKDEFNLVLGIFYHAKKQYIRSQLYAGNRVRNLYCRLCYELRLDVTNVPNLFGIPLLGAECFKQPAILWQLQVVEAYEKGVGIDRLIQTGKLTLSDSEKQQQAIDLTANYIALYLKYKDKTVDNSNILDIVYDNYCKNVGKLRK, encoded by the coding sequence TTGCCAAAATTCTCTGGATTTCATAGACTGGTAAAAAGGAGAGTGATTTGTATATTAGTTGCTACAACGACACAACAACAGTTGTTTTTTCTAACAGGAAAGTACACACGACAGGAATTGTTAGAAATTCGTCTGCGCGAACACTTTTTCTGTCCGACTTGTCAGGCTCCACTACTTTTGAAAATTGGAGAAATCAATATTCCGCATTTTGCACATAAAACTCTTTCAACCTGCCAGCATTTCAGCGAACCAGAATCCTCTTTACATCTACAAGGAAAACTTCTTCTTTATCAATTCTTCAACCAATTAAACTTCAAAGCTGAATTAGAAAAGTATTTATCAGAAATTCGTCAACGAGCTGATTTATTAGTTGATAAAAAGTATGTCATTGAATTTCAATGTAGCACAATACCTGTTTCACAGCTTATACAACGTTCCCAAGGCTATCAACAACTTAGTATGTATCCGATTTGGTTAAAGGGCTTAAAAGAGCCTTGTCGTGAAGGAGTAGGGCTATTACATCTGAAGTCCCATGAAGTTGCAATGATGCAGAAAGTTGGGCAACTTTCATACATTTTATTATTTTATCCACCTGCTAATCAGTTTTATTATTATTCGAATTTGTTTTATGTCAGTGCAAGTCGTTGGGTAGGCAAAACCAAATCACTCTCGGCAACAAAACAAGTTTTTCCTTTTGCATTGCCAAAGCCTCTATCAAAAGATGAGTTCAATCTTGTATTGGGGATTTTTTATCATGCAAAAAAACAATATATTCGTAGTCAATTGTATGCAGGCAATCGAGTTAGAAATCTATATTGTCGTTTGTGTTATGAATTACGTTTAGATGTTACTAACGTGCCCAATCTATTCGGTATTCCTTTACTAGGTGCTGAATGTTTTAAGCAGCCTGCTATTTTGTGGCAATTACAAGTAGTTGAGGCTTACGAAAAAGGAGTTGGCATCGATCGATTGATTCAAACAGGGAAGTTAACTTTAAGCGATTCTGAAAAACAACAGCAAGCAATAGATCTAACTGCGAACTATATTGCACTTTATTTGAAGTACAAAGACAAAACAGTAGATAATTCCAATATTTTGGATATTGTCTATGATAACTATTGCAAAAACGTGGGAAAATTGAGAAAATAA
- the spxA gene encoding transcriptional regulator SpxA: MVTLFTSPSCTSCRKAKAWLEEHDIPYTERNIFSEPLTISEIKEILRMTEDGTDEIISTRSKIFQKLNVDVESLPLQRLYELIQEHPGLLRRPIIMDEKRLQVGYNEDEIRRFLPRKVRAYQLLEAQRMVN; this comes from the coding sequence ATGGTTACATTATTTACTTCTCCGAGCTGCACATCTTGCAGAAAAGCAAAAGCTTGGCTAGAGGAACACGACATTCCATATACAGAACGCAATATTTTCTCGGAACCACTTACAATTAGTGAAATCAAAGAAATTTTACGTATGACTGAAGACGGTACAGATGAAATTATCTCTACGCGTTCTAAAATATTCCAAAAATTGAATGTAGATGTTGAAAGTTTACCACTTCAGCGTTTGTATGAGCTAATCCAAGAACATCCTGGATTACTCCGCCGTCCGATTATCATGGACGAAAAACGTCTACAGGTCGGGTATAATGAGGATGAGATTCGTCGATTCCTACCGCGTAAAGTTAGAGCTTATCAATTGCTAGAAGCTCAGCGAATGGTAAACTAA
- a CDS encoding putative glycoside hydrolase yields MTTTWKWLAICAVSIGLAIAGNVHAAEYEKTPDFTPRTYHTVQLDSQVLASSGLFKFDSGLEFTYPDAVRGIFVTAHSAGGERFNSLINLVETTDLNAMVIDIKEDLGHLTYIPEEGSSLAELEIGQRLIKDPRGMLEKLEEKEIYPIARVVVFKDTVLAESRHDLTFMDEDQVWKNNRGDSFVNPFLREVWDYNVQIAIEAAKLGFKEIQFDYVRFPEGFERRADDLSYSFGEYEDSGADSIQRRVDAVTDFVAYAKEQLEPYGVEVSVDIFGYAATLPEAPGIGQNFSKISEKVDVISSMIYPSHWTSYFGISKPDLEPYQLVSEYAKVENKVLGALENPPVSRPWLQDFTASYLGAGNYKRYGKAEVEAQIKALNEQGIKEFLLWNAGNSYSKGVDYTP; encoded by the coding sequence ATGACCACAACCTGGAAGTGGCTAGCTATTTGTGCAGTAAGTATTGGTTTGGCAATTGCAGGAAACGTGCATGCAGCTGAATATGAAAAAACGCCTGACTTTACGCCACGAACTTATCATACAGTTCAACTCGACTCACAAGTGTTAGCGTCATCTGGTTTATTTAAGTTTGATTCAGGACTTGAGTTCACTTATCCAGATGCTGTTCGAGGAATTTTCGTTACGGCCCATTCTGCTGGAGGAGAACGATTTAATTCGCTAATCAATCTTGTTGAGACAACAGACTTAAACGCAATGGTCATTGATATAAAAGAAGACTTAGGTCATTTAACATACATACCTGAAGAAGGTTCTTCGTTAGCAGAGCTGGAGATTGGTCAAAGGTTGATAAAGGACCCAAGAGGGATGTTAGAAAAATTAGAAGAAAAAGAGATCTATCCGATCGCACGCGTCGTTGTATTTAAAGATACCGTGTTAGCGGAAAGTCGACATGACTTGACCTTTATGGACGAAGATCAAGTGTGGAAGAATAACCGCGGTGACTCATTTGTGAATCCGTTTCTTAGAGAAGTTTGGGATTATAATGTGCAAATTGCCATTGAAGCTGCAAAGCTTGGGTTTAAAGAAATCCAATTTGATTACGTCCGCTTTCCAGAAGGGTTTGAACGTCGGGCAGATGATTTAAGTTACTCATTTGGTGAATATGAGGACTCTGGGGCTGACTCTATACAAAGAAGAGTAGACGCAGTAACAGACTTTGTTGCGTACGCGAAAGAACAATTAGAGCCTTATGGAGTAGAAGTATCGGTTGATATATTTGGCTATGCTGCGACATTGCCAGAAGCCCCTGGCATTGGTCAGAACTTTTCAAAGATTTCAGAAAAAGTAGATGTCATTTCATCTATGATTTACCCAAGCCATTGGACGTCTTATTTTGGGATCTCTAAACCGGACTTAGAACCTTATCAATTAGTAAGTGAATATGCGAAAGTAGAAAATAAGGTTTTAGGAGCATTAGAAAATCCACCTGTTTCAAGGCCTTGGCTTCAAGATTTTACAGCAAGTTATTTAGGTGCAGGCAATTATAAACGGTATGGAAAAGCAGAAGTAGAGGCACAGATTAAAGCTTTAAATGAGCAAGGGATAAAAGAATTCCTTCTTTGGAATGCGGGTAACTCTTATTCAAAAGGTGTAGACTATACCCCTTGA
- a CDS encoding ABC transporter ATP-binding protein, with translation MAEKLLEIKNLKQYFNIGKANEVRAVDDISFDIYRGETLGLVGESGCGKSTTGRSIIRLYDATDGDVFYEGENVHGKKSKKDLKKFNRKMQMIFQDPYASLNQRMKVMDIIAEGIDIHGLAKNQTERKKMVYDLLETVGLNKEHANRYPHEFSGGQRQRLGIARALAVDPDFIIADEPISALDVSIQAQVVNLLKELQVEKGLTFLFIAHDLSMVKYISDRIGVMYFGRLVELAPAEELYNNPLHPYTQSLLSAIPLPDPNYERNRVRKSYDPAVHEYTKADDVRMREISPGHFVQCSERELESIKAAAAVNK, from the coding sequence ATGGCTGAGAAATTACTCGAAATTAAAAACCTGAAACAATATTTCAATATCGGTAAAGCGAATGAAGTCCGCGCAGTAGATGATATTAGCTTCGATATTTACAGAGGAGAAACTTTAGGATTAGTTGGCGAGTCTGGTTGTGGGAAATCTACAACAGGTCGTTCGATTATCCGGTTATACGATGCAACAGATGGCGATGTTTTCTATGAAGGTGAAAATGTTCATGGGAAAAAATCGAAAAAAGACTTGAAAAAATTCAATCGTAAAATGCAAATGATTTTCCAAGATCCTTATGCATCTCTAAATCAGCGCATGAAAGTAATGGATATTATTGCTGAAGGCATCGATATCCATGGCTTAGCAAAAAATCAAACTGAACGCAAAAAGATGGTTTATGATTTATTAGAAACAGTTGGATTAAATAAAGAGCACGCAAACCGTTACCCGCATGAATTCTCAGGGGGGCAGCGTCAGCGTCTTGGAATTGCTCGTGCTTTGGCAGTGGATCCGGATTTCATCATTGCCGACGAGCCAATCTCTGCATTGGATGTTTCAATTCAAGCACAGGTTGTAAACCTGCTGAAAGAACTTCAAGTTGAAAAGGGATTAACATTCCTATTCATCGCGCATGATTTGTCGATGGTTAAATACATCTCAGATCGTATCGGAGTTATGTATTTTGGAAGATTAGTAGAGCTAGCACCTGCTGAAGAGCTATATAACAATCCATTGCATCCATATACGCAATCATTGTTATCTGCGATTCCGCTTCCAGATCCAAACTATGAACGAAACCGGGTTCGTAAATCATACGACCCTGCCGTTCACGAATACACAAAAGCTGACGATGTTCGAATGAGAGAAATCAGCCCTGGCCATTTTGTTCAATGTTCAGAGCGTGAACTTGAGTCAATCAAAGCAGCAGCAGCAGTAAATAAATAA
- a CDS encoding ABC transporter ATP-binding protein, with protein MEKILQVKNLELSFNTQAGEVKAIRGVNFDLNKGETLAIVGESGSGKSVTTKSIMRLLPEQSAEFKNGEILFNGRDLTKLSDKEMQKIRGKEISMIFQDPMTSLNPTMPIGRQLTEPLLKHQKISKTEAKKVAIDLLRLVGMPKPELRMKQYPHQFSGGQRQRIVIAISLACNPKILIADEPTTALDVTIQAQILELMKDLQKKIDTSIIFITHDLGVVANVADRVAVMYGGKIVEIGTVDEVFYNPQHPYTWGLLSSMPSLDTEDAKLYAIPGTPPDLLDPPKGDAFALRSEYALKIDMEQNPPFFKVSDTHSAATWLLHPDAPQVEPPLTVIERMKKFPRSRYYEGGAV; from the coding sequence ATGGAGAAAATATTACAAGTGAAAAACCTTGAACTTTCCTTTAACACCCAAGCTGGGGAAGTTAAAGCGATACGTGGGGTTAACTTTGATTTAAATAAAGGTGAAACTTTGGCAATCGTTGGGGAGTCGGGATCAGGTAAATCTGTTACGACAAAATCCATTATGCGCTTGCTACCAGAACAATCAGCGGAATTTAAAAATGGAGAAATTTTATTTAATGGTCGTGATTTGACAAAGCTGAGCGATAAAGAGATGCAAAAAATTCGCGGCAAAGAAATTTCGATGATTTTCCAAGATCCGATGACATCTTTGAACCCAACTATGCCGATTGGCCGACAATTAACAGAGCCATTATTAAAGCACCAAAAAATTAGCAAGACTGAAGCGAAAAAAGTGGCGATTGATTTGTTGCGTTTAGTTGGTATGCCGAAGCCTGAATTGCGTATGAAGCAATACCCACATCAATTCTCAGGTGGACAGCGTCAACGTATTGTAATTGCCATCTCATTGGCTTGTAATCCTAAAATCTTGATTGCAGATGAACCTACAACTGCACTTGATGTTACGATTCAAGCACAAATTCTTGAGTTGATGAAAGATTTGCAGAAAAAAATCGATACATCTATTATTTTCATTACACACGATCTTGGTGTAGTGGCGAACGTAGCAGATCGTGTAGCAGTTATGTATGGTGGTAAGATTGTTGAAATTGGAACGGTTGATGAGGTATTCTACAATCCGCAACATCCTTATACATGGGGCTTATTAAGTTCAATGCCTTCTTTGGATACGGAAGATGCCAAATTGTATGCAATTCCTGGAACACCTCCTGATTTATTGGATCCACCAAAAGGAGATGCCTTTGCTCTTCGTAGTGAGTATGCACTGAAAATCGATATGGAGCAAAACCCTCCATTTTTTAAAGTGAGTGACACGCATTCGGCTGCAACATGGTTATTGCATCCAGACGCACCTCAAGTAGAACCGCCGTTGACTGTTATTGAACGCATGAAGAAATTCCCAAGAAGCAGATATTATGAAGGGGGCGCGGTGTAA
- the opp3C gene encoding oligopeptide ABC transporter permease — translation MTQKFDKIPELPKGSFERITLDAKQAERITKPSVSFWQDAWYRIRKNKGALFSLILFGLIVIMSFLGPVISPYEPNAQTITHANLPPKVPGIEKLGILNGVGTLGGEKVDLYELKNVEVNYWFGTDGLGRDMFSRVWKGTQVSLFIAFVAAAIDMLIGVIYGGVSGYFGGRIDDFMQRIVEILTGIPNLVVVILFILIMDPGILAIIIALTITGWTGMSRVVRGQVLKYKSQEFVLAARTLGASDSRIIWKHLMPNVLGVIIINTMFTIPSAIFFEAFLSFIGLGLQAPDASLGTLINDGYALIQFAPHILAFPAILLSLIMIAFNLIGDGLRDALDPKMKD, via the coding sequence ATGACTCAGAAATTTGATAAAATCCCAGAACTGCCAAAAGGTTCGTTTGAACGAATTACTTTGGACGCTAAGCAAGCTGAACGTATTACGAAGCCTAGCGTCAGTTTTTGGCAGGATGCTTGGTATCGTATTCGTAAAAATAAAGGCGCATTGTTTAGTTTAATCTTATTTGGACTAATCGTGATCATGTCATTTTTAGGACCAGTAATTAGTCCGTATGAGCCAAATGCTCAAACTATAACTCACGCTAACTTACCACCAAAAGTTCCTGGTATTGAAAAGTTAGGGATTTTAAATGGAGTTGGAACATTGGGTGGAGAAAAAGTCGACTTGTATGAACTGAAAAATGTTGAAGTCAATTATTGGTTTGGAACAGACGGACTGGGACGCGATATGTTCTCGCGTGTCTGGAAAGGTACACAAGTCTCTTTATTTATTGCGTTCGTAGCAGCAGCAATTGATATGCTGATCGGCGTAATTTATGGAGGCGTTTCTGGATATTTTGGTGGACGCATAGACGACTTTATGCAACGTATCGTTGAAATTCTAACCGGTATTCCGAACCTAGTTGTCGTAATTCTCTTTATCTTAATCATGGACCCAGGGATATTGGCCATCATCATTGCCTTAACCATCACTGGATGGACGGGCATGTCCCGAGTTGTTCGTGGACAAGTACTTAAATATAAGAGCCAAGAATTCGTTTTGGCAGCTCGAACTTTAGGTGCTAGTGATAGTCGTATTATTTGGAAGCATTTAATGCCAAACGTTTTAGGCGTAATCATCATCAATACGATGTTCACGATTCCAAGTGCTATCTTCTTCGAAGCTTTCTTAAGCTTTATCGGACTGGGGCTTCAAGCACCTGATGCATCACTTGGAACGTTGATTAACGATGGGTATGCATTAATTCAATTTGCGCCACATATTTTAGCATTCCCGGCCATCTTGTTAAGCTTAATCATGATTGCATTCAACTTGATTGGTGATGGACTTCGTGATGCCCTCGATCCGAAGATGAAAGATTAA
- the opp3b gene encoding oligopeptide ABC transporter permease, which translates to MAKYIGKRLIYMVITLALIATFTFFLMKILPGSPVASADKLSPEQRAVVEARYGLDKPLPVQYFDYMFGLVQGDLGISINQFKGADVTDVILSRMGPSAQIGFQGMVLGTVLGILLGMIAALRQNTWVDYTSTFVAIVGISIPSFVFASLLQYWFGLKWDLFPVALWNDGFMSSVLPSVALAMFPLATAARFIRTEMIEVLGSDYITLAKAKGASGSEIAFKHAFRNALIPLITVLGPMAVAILTGSLVVEQIFAIPGIGEQFVKSIMVNDFAIIMGTTIFFSVFLIVIILLVDILYGVIDPRIRLSGGKN; encoded by the coding sequence ATGGCGAAGTATATAGGCAAGCGTTTAATTTATATGGTGATCACTTTAGCATTGATTGCTACATTTACTTTTTTCTTAATGAAAATTTTACCAGGTTCCCCCGTCGCTTCCGCAGATAAATTATCTCCAGAACAAAGGGCAGTCGTCGAAGCAAGATACGGATTGGATAAACCACTGCCAGTTCAGTATTTTGACTATATGTTTGGTTTAGTACAAGGTGATTTAGGAATTTCCATTAACCAATTCAAAGGTGCGGACGTTACAGATGTCATTTTAAGCCGAATGGGTCCTTCAGCTCAAATAGGTTTCCAAGGAATGGTGTTGGGAACTGTTTTAGGTATTCTTTTGGGGATGATTGCTGCTTTAAGACAAAACACTTGGGTTGATTACACCAGTACGTTTGTAGCAATTGTCGGAATATCGATTCCTTCCTTCGTCTTTGCTTCATTATTGCAATATTGGTTTGGGTTGAAATGGGATTTATTCCCTGTTGCTTTATGGAATGATGGCTTTATGTCAAGTGTTCTTCCATCTGTCGCATTAGCAATGTTCCCGCTTGCTACGGCAGCACGTTTTATCCGAACTGAAATGATTGAAGTTCTTGGGTCAGACTATATTACGTTAGCTAAAGCTAAAGGTGCGAGTGGATCTGAAATTGCATTCAAACATGCGTTTCGTAATGCATTGATTCCATTAATCACGGTATTAGGCCCAATGGCTGTAGCAATTCTTACAGGATCTCTAGTGGTTGAACAGATTTTCGCAATACCAGGTATTGGGGAACAATTTGTTAAATCGATTATGGTTAATGATTTTGCCATCATTATGGGAACTACTATCTTCTTCTCGGTATTCCTAATTGTGATTATCCTTTTAGTAGATATTTTGTATGGTGTCATTGATCCCCGTATCCGTCTTTCAGGAGGTAAAAATTAA
- a CDS encoding peptide ABC transporter substrate-binding protein, whose amino-acid sequence MKNSKIFWLLSLVLVLSAFLAACGGDDEETGTEPTDGKDTAGEPDAEQVLNLMESAEIPTMDISLAEDAVAFNIFNNVNEGLFRLNKENVAEPALADGEPTVSEDGLTYTFKLRDSNWSDGTPVTANDFVYSWQRSIDPATGSPYGAYMMAGSIVNATDIAAGDMEPTELGVTAVDDNTLEVQLERPVPYFMSLMSFPTFYPQNEAFISEKGDAYASNSENLIFNGPFTLTDWDGTGLTWKMQKNPEYWDAETVKLDTINVDVVKEPATAVNLYNSGEKDRAGLAGEFARQYANDENLVTDLEPTLFYFKLNQERNGEKNALANVNIRKAIAKGFNKQDLVDVVLANGSLPANFLVPTEFSFDENKADFRDVNGDLIEFNAEEAAEHWATGLEELGVEEVTLEILGGDTETAKNMDAYLKDQLETNLEGLTINLKAVPFGVRLELDESQDYDIQTAGWGPDYQDPMTFIDLFVTGSAQNKMSYSNSEYDALVESAKGELATDAAGRWEAMAKAEKILLDDAAIAPIYQRGAMALQQPYVHDIIKHPFGGDFAYKWAYISGK is encoded by the coding sequence GTGAAGAACAGTAAGATTTTTTGGCTACTAAGCCTAGTTTTAGTTCTTAGTGCTTTTCTAGCAGCATGTGGCGGCGATGATGAAGAGACTGGAACTGAACCAACAGACGGAAAAGATACGGCTGGGGAACCAGATGCAGAACAAGTTCTTAACTTAATGGAAAGCGCTGAAATTCCAACTATGGATATTTCATTAGCTGAAGATGCAGTTGCGTTTAACATTTTTAATAATGTTAACGAAGGTCTATTCCGTTTAAACAAAGAAAATGTAGCTGAACCAGCACTAGCAGATGGTGAACCTACTGTCAGCGAAGATGGATTAACTTACACATTCAAATTGCGCGATTCTAACTGGTCAGATGGTACACCGGTTACTGCGAATGACTTTGTTTACTCTTGGCAACGTTCAATTGATCCTGCTACAGGTTCTCCATACGGAGCTTACATGATGGCTGGTTCGATTGTAAATGCTACTGATATTGCTGCAGGAGACATGGAACCAACTGAACTTGGAGTTACTGCTGTAGACGACAACACTCTAGAAGTACAATTAGAGCGTCCAGTACCTTACTTCATGTCATTAATGTCTTTCCCAACTTTCTACCCACAGAACGAAGCTTTCATTTCTGAAAAAGGCGATGCTTACGCTTCTAACTCTGAAAACTTAATCTTTAACGGACCATTCACATTAACTGATTGGGACGGAACTGGTTTAACTTGGAAAATGCAGAAAAACCCTGAATACTGGGATGCTGAAACAGTTAAACTTGATACAATCAACGTAGACGTTGTAAAAGAACCTGCTACTGCAGTTAACCTTTACAACTCTGGTGAAAAAGATCGTGCTGGCTTAGCTGGTGAATTTGCAAGACAATATGCAAATGACGAAAACCTAGTAACTGACTTAGAACCAACTCTTTTCTACTTCAAACTTAACCAAGAACGTAATGGTGAAAAGAATGCCCTTGCAAACGTGAACATCCGTAAAGCAATTGCAAAAGGGTTTAACAAGCAAGATCTAGTTGACGTAGTATTAGCTAACGGTTCTCTACCGGCTAATTTCTTAGTACCAACTGAGTTTTCTTTTGATGAAAACAAGGCTGATTTCCGTGATGTTAACGGAGACCTAATTGAATTTAATGCTGAAGAAGCTGCTGAACATTGGGCTACTGGCCTTGAAGAATTAGGAGTGGAAGAAGTTACACTTGAAATCTTAGGTGGCGATACTGAAACTGCTAAAAACATGGATGCATACTTGAAAGATCAACTTGAAACAAATCTTGAAGGTTTGACAATCAACCTTAAAGCTGTACCTTTCGGAGTTCGTTTAGAACTTGATGAATCTCAGGACTATGACATTCAAACTGCTGGATGGGGACCTGATTACCAGGATCCTATGACTTTCATCGACTTGTTTGTTACTGGGTCTGCTCAAAACAAAATGTCTTACTCGAACTCAGAGTATGATGCTTTAGTTGAATCAGCTAAAGGCGAATTAGCAACAGATGCTGCTGGACGTTGGGAAGCAATGGCGAAAGCTGAGAAAATTCTATTAGATGATGCTGCAATCGCACCAATCTATCAGCGCGGAGCTATGGCTCTTCAACAACCATATGTTCACGACATTATCAAACACCCATTCGGCGGAGACTTCGCTTACAAATGGGCATACATTTCGGGCAAATAA
- a CDS encoding DUF3899 domain-containing protein → MIFSLLIIQMLIFLTAILRTDELTLLSYINSSFVYGGILLFLGLWVFVIRTGVFDIFTISMRKAFKLKSTIEDDEMRPPSEALGFSSSFLLIIGTITLLIMLICLMIYSI, encoded by the coding sequence ATGATTTTTTCATTATTAATTATTCAAATGCTAATCTTCCTTACCGCGATTTTGAGAACAGATGAACTCACCTTATTATCATACATAAACAGCTCGTTTGTTTACGGAGGGATTTTACTTTTTTTAGGTTTGTGGGTTTTTGTCATCCGCACAGGAGTGTTCGACATATTTACGATCAGCATGAGGAAAGCTTTCAAATTGAAGTCTACTATAGAAGATGATGAAATGCGACCTCCTTCTGAAGCATTGGGTTTCTCTAGTTCATTTTTACTTATTATCGGTACAATTACGTTACTGATTATGCTGATTTGTTTAATGATTTATAGCATCTAA